TCCGTACCGACCGGCGTGTGCAGCGAGACGGTTGGGCGGTCGTACCCCAGCACCAACTCCACCTTGTCCACGGGAAGGTCCAGGTGCGCCGCGATCTCGCTGGAAGTGGGATCCCGATCGATGTCCTGGGCCAGCGTGCGGCGGGCACGCGTCACCCGATTGAGTACCTCCACCAGATGAGCGGGCAGCCGGATCGCGCGGCTCTGGTCGGCCAGCGCACGACCGATCGCCTGCTTGATCCACCAGGTGGCGTAGGTGGAGAACTTCAATCCCCGCTGGTGGTCGAACTTCTCCACCGCACGCATCATCCCGATGTTGCCCTCCTGGATCAGATCGAGGAGCGGTAGCCCACCCGCGGCGGCGTAGCGCTTCGCGATCGAGACGACCAACCGAAGGTTGGCCTCGATCATGTGCTGCTTCGCGCGCTTCCCGTCCGCCACTCGCTGCCGCAGGGCCACGCGCTGCGCCGGATCGAGCCGATCGCCGTCGGCGTCCAGTTGCTGCTGGGCCACCGTCCCGGCCTCTACGCGCTCGCCGAGGCGCACTTCCTGCTCCGCAGTGAGCAGCGGAGTGCGGCCGATCGTCTTCAGGTAGTCGGCCACCGCGTCGGTCGTGAAGCCAGCGGCTGAGGTTCGGGTATTCGCAAGCAAGACGCGAGTCCTTCCGAATCGGCGACAGGGCATGAAAGCAGGCGGAGGAGTTCTCAGCGACGACCCGGGATCCGGCGCGGCCGGTTCTGGAAGGCCGACAGCGAGGTGCGCTGCCGCGTCGCGGGGATGCGGTGGTCGGTGCGGGGGCGGCGCGCCTTCCCGACTGGGCGGCGGTCGGCGGCGGTGGGGGTGCTCGGGGCGGGGGCAGCCATGTGGATCTCCATTCCGTGCCAGGCGATCACCGGCAACGACCTAAACTTAGGTCGAGCCTAGATCCATGTCAAGAAAAAACTTTGGTTCGACCTATGTATAGTCCGGGCATGACCGCTCAGACGACCGGACTCAGAGCCCTCAAGAAGCGCCAGACCAGGGAAAACATCGCCAGCCAGGCGACCCGACTCTTCCTCGAGCGGGGTTTCGACAACGTGACGATCGCCGACGTGGCAGCCGCCGCACAGGTCGCGAAGATGACCGTCACGAACTACTTTCCCCGCAAGGAAGACCTGGCCCTGGATATGCACGACGTCTTCGTGCAGCAGCTGGCCACCACGGTCCGCGAACGGGAACCGGGCGAATCGGCGCTCACCGCGCTACGCCGCGCCTTCCTCGCCGCAGCGGCCGCGCACGATCCGGTCATCGGGTTCTCCGGTCCCCAGTTCGCCCGCATGATCATCGAGAGCCCGACGCTGGTGGCCCGCCTCCGTGAATTCCACGACGACCGGGAGCAAGCCCTTGCCGCCGCCCTGGCCGACGCGACCGGCGCCCCGGATGACAACGTCATGCCCAGGGTTGCGGCGACCCAGTTGGCCGGCGTTCACCGGCTGCTGTTCGAGGAGACCACGCGTCGCACGCTGGCCGGGCAGGACAACGACGAGATCGCACAGGCCGTCATCCGGTTCGCGGAGGTCGCCTTCGACGCCCTCGCGCCCTCCCTCGCCGGCTACGCGACCCGCCCTGTTGCGGAGGCGACTTCGTGATCTCAGGCTCTGATCACTGACTGTCCGATGGAGCCGTCACGCAGCCGGTCGTACAGCGCCGACACCGGGTGCGCGGCAACGCGAAACGGCTCATATCCGCCGAAGCAGATACGAGCCGTTGGGAGCGGAGGCTGAGGGATTTGAACCCTCGATGGGGGATAAACCCCAAACCGCATTAGCAGTGCGGAGCGTGGGGTCCGCTGGTGTCCGTGGACGTCCCTGACCTGGGGCGGCGGACGCGGGCGGACCCCTTCGTACGTCCACGAACTGAGACCCGAACTGAGACCAAGCAACGATCAGACGCACTGCGGCGTTCGCACACTGCCGGCTACGGTCCGTCACGGCACTAAGCGACGGTGCCACCCAGCTGGCAGCTACGGCCAGCTGCGGGTATCGCGCGCGTCTTCACGCAACGGCTGACCTGCTCCTGGTCCTACGGACCGCTCGCATCCAACAGACCGGGTCACATCTGGGAGCCATCGACCCTCCGTAGCCGACCCGCCAGCCTTGACACCAGCTAACCATCGATGCACCTATCTGGGGCAGCTAGAAGCCGCCAAACGGGTCATTGCATGCTCCCAACTTACCTGGAAACATGCAGGGCCATTCGGAACTGGGGGGCGCGATGACAGAGATAGCGATCGGGATATCTGCGGAAATCGGCGCGCAAGTTCTAATGCCTGTATTCCGCAAGCTAGCGAAGCAGATCGTGGTAGCCACAGCAGGGAACAGCGGAAAAGCAAACAAAAGCGATAAGCGGGCGGCAGCCTTCCTGTCCGGCGATAGCCTAGCCGAGTCCCTTGCCATTAAAAAGGTTCAGCTTCCAAGCGATATCTCAAATGAACAGTTTACTCTGTTCCTTACGTCTCCGATTGCCCAAGCTCTCCTGCAGGAACTAGTCGCCGTTCGACTATCCGACGGATCCGCACCGAGGATTATTCAGCTCAAAGAACGCTGGACAGTTGAGGCGACAGGGAGACTAGAGTCAGGCAATCCGAGCCACCTTAAAAAGGCCGCACAACAGACGTTCGATATCCTCGACGATCAATGCATCTGGGTCGTGGAGCAACTTGGGAAGGACGAGCCAGAGCACCTGGCGCGACTGCACAACGATTCCCTATTCAAAAGAATCACATGCGTGCTTGAGTCGATCGAGAACCATATGGCCTGCCTGAATGCAACCAGGCCATCCGACATGGAGCGCGACGAGGCATTCGTTCGAGAATATCGAAAGCAGGTAATCCACGGGCATTCTATGATTACTCCGCCGGATTTCGACCGTAGGCGTGAACTTCCGATCGAAGATATTTATGTTAGCCCACTTATCACTTTAGCCGACGGCGAGACAGAGGGCGTCCTTGATACCTATCGGCTACTTGACTACATCGATCGAACCGTTTTATTGGGTGACCCCGGGGCCGGGAAATCCACCGCCAGTTCCGTCCTAATGTATCACTGTGCTAAGAAAGACGAAGCGCAGGTTCCATTCATAGTAACACTCCGCGAGTTCGCCGCCAGCGGACGAGTCGATAATTCCATAGTCAACTTCATCGAGCAGAAGCTCGACGCTTTCTACTCGTGCAAGCCGCCAGCCGGAACACTTGAACGATTGCTGGTATCCGGACGATGCCTCGTTATCTTCGATGGCCTTGATGAACTGCTCGACACAACACGCCGCCGCGAAGTGACTGATGTGGTCCGGCTATTCTGCAATCGGTATCCGCTATCCAGCGTGCTCGTTACCTCCCGCAGGGTAGGTTACGAACAAGCCCCAATGGACAAAACTCAATTCGAGCGGCTAGAGATCTCTGGCTTCGATCGGGATCGAGTTTATCAGTATGCAACGAAGTGGTTCGCTCAGGATGACAAGCTAACGCATCCCGAGGCACTGCAATGGGCGCAATCCTTCGTGGACGAGAGCGACGAGGTCGCTGACATCCGATCTACGCCACTTCTTCTCGCCCTCATGTGCATTATCTACCGCGGCGAACGCTCGCTCCCACAAAATCGACCGGCGGTTTATGAGCGCTGTGCGACGATGTTATTTGATCAGTGGGATAACCATCGGAAGATCAAAGTTGAGCTTCGAATAGGAAATCAGGTTGATCCGATCCTGAAGCACCTCGCCTATTGGCTCCTTACCACCGACGATGCCGGTGAGGGCGTCATCGAAGATGTGCTTACGCGAGAGACCCAGGCATACCTCCACGACAATCTGTTCGAGGACTCCTGGGAGGCGAAACTGGCGGCCGAGGAGTTCGTTCGGTTCTGTCGAGGCCGTGCATGGGTCTTCAGCGACGTGGGATCCACAGCCGAGGGAGAAGACCTATATAAGTTCACTCACCGCACTTTTATGGAATACTTCGCAGCTTATGAACTGGATCGCATGCACGACTCGCCTGAGCGGTTAGCACGGACGCTTGCACCCCGGGTGGCGAATGCCGAATGGGATGTTGTGGCACAGCTTGCTGTCCAAATTTGCGACAAACACAATCGGCGAGGCGCGGATCGCATCTACAAGTCGCTCCTTGGAGAGAAGCGGAGGCGGGCTGCGACTAAACGAGAGAACATCTATGATTTCCTGGCACGCAGCCTGGATTTCTGTTCGATTTCACCCCACACGCTTCGCCTACTGACCCGAAACGTGATCGCATCGACACTGTCTACTAAGACTATACCTCAAAGCCTAACGTCTCTACTTATGAGCGTTCCTGCCACTAACCGCGATCTAGTCGCTGAAGAAATCGCCACAATAGTCGCCGAGACTTTAGCGAATACCACCGACCCGGAAGCCCGTCTTCACACCATCTTGTTCGCCTGCTACTACAATTCAGCGTCGTATCGAACTGCTCGTTCGATCCGAGGATTCACTGAACGACAGGAGTACTGGAGAAAGAAGGTGGCTGATCTATCATACATGTACCGAGCTGTAATTCTTGCTAGCATTCCAGACAATCCGGCCAGCGTCTACCTCGCGCTCCGAGAGCATCTCCTCTCGGCGGCCGACCTCGTCGAAAATGCCGAGGCGAACTTGGCTGTGCTATTCCGGGCAGCGCCTGTCCCGAACCTCAATATTACCTATGTTTCCCCGGCCGCCGACACCGTGTTTGTTGCGTACGGGCGGCCTGGATTCCGGACGGACCGCGTACTGCGGGCGTGGACGGGTATCGGCGAGTGCGTCCGACGACTGGGACCACCTCCTTGGGTGCTGCGCACAAGCAACATACGTCCCGAGCCCGAGGGTTACGTCTTCCGAGACATCAAGCATTTGATCGACGAGGAAAACCGGGTAGATGAGGAAGATGTAGATATCGTTCCGTCAGACGTCTACGGACTTGCTGTCATCGCATGCTGCTTAGCGGAGCTGGATCCGAAGACAGAGAGGAGCCATGCTGGGCTCATGAGAATCCTTCGCGCGTTTGGAACACTCGCTTGCAGCGCGGGTTTCGACCGAGACGCAGAGCCAAATATCCATGGCGTTCCTGATCCGGACGGGTACCTGGCTTTATGGCTAGAAGGCACGGCCAATTTCGTGCGCATTTGACGGTTCCCGCGTCGTCCGCAAACTAGTAACGCATTGATGCCGACCGCGCGGGCGATCACCCGGGGTTACCAGGGCGACCGAGGTCGAGCGCCGAAGCTTGGGAGGACCACGATGTCGTCTTCTGCGTCCGAAACGGCCGCCCCATCCATCGATCCGACGATTGGAAGGAGTGGAAGCGCCTCCTACGCCTAGCGAGGGTCCGCGACGTCCGTGTTCATGATGGGCGGCACACGGCAGCAACTCTGCTCATCGAGCAGGGAGTGCACATCCGGACCGTTCAGGAGATCCTCGGCCACTCCCGGATCACAGTGACCGAGCGATACACGCATGTTGCCTCGCCGATGGCGCGTGACGCCGCCAACCTCATGGGCCAGGCGCTATGGGAATAGCGGAGGAATCATCGCTAAGTATGGCGTGTTCAGCATCGAGAGTATCGCCCAAGGCAGGGCTATCTCTTAGCTCTCGTCCTCAGGAAGGCATACGCAAGCGCGGCGCCGCCAGCCGCACCGCAATAGAGTAGACTAAGTTTCCGTTTTCCATCCGTCTGGCGGATTCTCGGACCCGGACTTGGCCCGGGGCGAGACGGCGGCCCGCCCTCTACAGCTTGCAAGTACTCCGCAGAAGCGATGCTTAGGAAAGTTTGGTATTTCGACGAGGTTCCCGATTGTCGCCACGCACCCTCGGATCGCCCCCAGAAATCTCTCCCCGGTTCAGATTTGAATAACTCGCGAAAGTTGTATCGGGTAGCCTCCGGCGAGAAGTATCCGAATTCGTACGCCGTCCACCAAAAGGCTATCAGCTGATTGGTGAATACGTCGGACCTCGGGTTAGGCGCATCGACAATTGCCGAGTCACTAAAGATCGGCCCAAACGATTTCCAGTCATCGAGCGCCATGCGACTGAGTTCGAGATGAAGGTCTCTAACTGACTGCGCACGTGCTACCGCTACGTCTTGAAGCTGGGCGCGGATCGATATTACGACTCCGACCAAGGCAATCCCCGACAATAGGGCGGAGAGTGCGCCGAAAGCCTGCCCGATATTGCTTAGCTTCACTAGTTCCGCTTCACTGCTGCGATTCAGCGCGACAATGGCCAAGCCAAGTAGCGCCGCCGCGACACAGAAGCCGAGCACCGCTAGGCCTATCAATATAGCGCGAGTCGCGAATGTTCGTCTTCGACGAGGCATTTAAGGTTCACCATAACCATTTCCTGGCAGGCAGTCATCGACACGTCGGGCGGCCCGAATGTCAAGCGGCACAACGCTACTCTAGGCGCGAATTTCTCCTTCACGAAGCGCACTAGTGAACGATGTCCAGCTCTCTCGGCTGAAATTCAGGACGTAACTGTTAGGATGCTTGGAGTCGCGCACGTAGACGGATTCCGCGGCTGTAACGGCAATCTCCAAGCAGTTCCCGTCCCCGCTACTATAGGTCGATTTTCGCCAAACAACTGAGCTATCCGCCGACATGGACCTGCCTCCTGATTGCTGGCACGCAATCCTCTACCTCTGAGTGTAGGTGTGAGCGACTAGTGTGTTACAGGATCGGTTGGTCTCAAATGTCCACAGGAGAATCGGGGTCAACTAGGGATCCCAACCGCCCCATCAGGCTCGGGCGAGCAGTCGCAGGATCGGAATTAGCACCATGGCGTGCGCGGTAAGCACGAGCGGCGCGGAACCCACGAGGTCGCATTGGCCGCACCTCGTGGGCAGGCATTAAGACAGTCAACCAAGAAGGCCAGCCGCCCGCCCACCGACTGAGCCCGTTGCTGGCCAAGTCGAGCGGGCCACCTAGTTACTCCTTGTAGCGGGGTGTAGTCGCCGCCGCGAGTCTCCAGCAAGTCCCCCAGCTTGTAACTGAGACCCAATCTGAGACCCTGCGCCCCCAGAAGTGAAACAGCCCGCACGCGCCGGAGCGCATACGGGCTGGTGGGAGCGGAGGCTGAGGGATTTGAACCCTCGATGGGGGATAAACCCCAAACCGCATTAGCAGTGCGGCGCCATAGACCGGACTAGGCGAAGCCTCCCCGGAGACCTGTGCCAGGCCACCTGGCGTCCGAGGATACAGGGACCGGTTCGCGGCTAGCAAAGCAGTACGTCGGTGCGCGCGGCGAGGCGCTCGACCTGGGTACGTACGCTCGGAGGTGCTATGGACGACATCCCGCGCCGCCCTGAGCCCGCTACCCCGAACCCCACCCGCGTGCTGCCCGCCGACGAGGCGCAGCCGCTCAATGCCACGAAGCCACTGCCGGTCGACGAGGTGCCGACGGTGGTACAACCTGCCGCTCCGGCGTCGACGCGAGTGCTGCCCGACGCGGAAGCATCGGCCGGACGCTCACCGGTCGACCGCACTCCTCCGGCACCCCCGCAGAGCCCCGCCGCACCGCCGATCGCACCGGAGGCCCCGGCGTGGGGTTCCGGGGCGTCGACCGCGGACGCGCCGGGTAGCCCCGCCGCGCGGGACACCGCCCCGCCTGCGCCGCCGTCTGCGCCGAGCATTCCTTCCGCGCCTCCGGCCTCGGAGGCAGCGCGTGCGGCCGCGCCAGCGGCCCCGTTCGCGGCCAGCGGGCCGACCCCGGCCGGCGACACGCCTGCTGGACCGCCGCCCCATACGGGCGGAACGCTCAACGGGTCGGCGCCGGTCGGCGAAGCGCCCGCGGCGCCAGGCCCGACAAACGGCACTGCTGCGCCAAGCGCGGCGGACGGCACGTCCGCGCCAGGCTCGGCGAACGGCATTCCCGCGCCGAACTCGGCGAACGGCGCAGCTGTGCCGAGCGCAACCGGCGGCGGTGCTGCGCCGAGCGCCCCGGCGTGGGGCTCGGCTGCGGACGCACAGACCCCGGCTCCGCAGGACCCGGGCACGGAGATGATGGCGGTACCGCCGGCCAGCATGGGCCCCGACGCCGCCGAGGCGACGGCCGGCGCTGGCGAGACGCCTAGCGCCATCCCCGCGAACTTGCTGGCTCGGATGAAGGCCGATCCTGCCCACGCGCCTGAGCTCCTCGTGATGGCCGCGGTCGAGAAGTTCGGACCGGAAGCCGCGCTCTGGATGGCGCGTACCCGGGCCGCGCACCCGTACGTCGCCGATCACGTGTGGGTGCCGGTGATTCAGACCCGGTTCATCCGGCTGAGCAAGTACTCCGGGGCCGCAGCCGGAGCGGCCGGTGCGGTCGGTGCGGTCGTGGACGTCGGTGTCCTGGCCTGGAACCAGGCCAGGATGGTGCTGCACATCGCGGCGGCGTTCGGGTACGACCCGACCCATCCGGATCGGGCCGCCGAGTTGCTGGTGATCCGTGGCCTGCAGACCAAGCTGGATGCCGCCCGCACGGCGATCGACGTCGCGCGTCGGCAGCAGGACGCGGCTGCGCTGACCAAGCACCTACCGACCAGCGTCCGGAACTTCGGCTCCGGGGCGGGGCGCGCCTACAGCGAGCTGGCCTGGCAGCTCACGCGGATGGCCGGCCTCGCCGCGGTGAAGAAGATGGCGATGAAGTTCGTGCCGTTCGCGGGGGTGCCGCTCGGCGCGATGGCGAACTCGAGCGCGACGAAGAAGCTAGCGGAGCAGGCGATCGCGTATTACACGACGCACCGCCCGCCGATCGCACTTCCACCCGGCAACAGCGGTAGCTAGGCGGCCGGTGTGCGTGTGCATTCGCGTGACCTATCGGTCAAGTAAGTGCACACGCACCCGGGCCGCGACTCACGCGCCCTCGGAGGCCGGTGACGCCTCCCTCGGCGCGTGCGGCTGCGGATCGTCCTGATGGCGCCCGAGCATCGTCTCCTCGAGATCCAGCTCCCGCACCATCTCCCGCATCACCTCGTCGTCCAACTCCCCGAGGTTCCGCAGCCGCGTGAACGTCGCCCGCTGTGCCTGCACCATCTCCTGCCGCAACCGGCGGAACGCCGCACCCGGCGTCTCCTTCCCGCCGTGCGACAGGCCACCACCCAGCCGCTCCCACGCACTGTTCGCCCGGTACTCGGAGTAGTGCTTCAGCAGCCCCACCACTTCCTCCGGCGGCGGATGCGACGCCGTAGACACCAGTTCGTCCAGCCGCCCTGTCGCGGCCCGCGCGGCCTGGTGCTGCGCGTTCGCCTCGGCCAGCCGGTCGTTCATGTCGTCCGTCCCGCTCACGCCCAGGCGCCGGATCAGCGCGGGCAAGGTGAGCCCTTGAATCACCAGCGTGCCGAAGACGACCACGAACGTGAGCCACAGGATCAAGCCACGCTGCGGGAAGTCGTGCGCCAGGGCGAACGCGGCCGCCAGCGACACCACCCCCCGCATGCCCGCCCACGAGTTGACGGTCGGCGTTGGCCAGTACGGCGAGGGCGTTCGCGCGCGCACCGACGGCGACAACCAACGGATCAAGTACGACGACGGGAACACCCAGAGGAACCGGCCCGCGATCGTCACCAGCAGGATCGCTATCGACCACCAGGCGACCGACGAGACGTCGCGCCCTTCCAGCTCCGCGATCACCGCCGGCAGCTGCAGGCCGATCAGCGCGAACACGATCGACTCCAGGACGAAGTCGATCACCTCCCAGTTCGCCCCGGCCTGCAGTCGCGCCTGCGGCGACGTCTCGGTCGCGGTGTTGCCGAGATACAGGCCGGTGATCACGACCGCGAGCACCCCGGACGCGTGCACGCTCTCCGCCGCGAGGAACACGGCGAACGGCACCACGAGGTTGAGCGCGTTCTCCAGGACCGGCGATTCGATCCGGCGCCGCAGCTGGCGCAGCAGGTAGCCGAGCAAGCCACCGATGACGATCCCGCCGCCGGCGGCGAGGAGGAAGATGCCGCTGCCTTCCAGCAGCGTGATGCCGCCGGCGGGGGCGNNNNNNNNNNNNNNNNNNNNNNNNNNNNNNGGCGCCCGCCGCGACCGCGGCCCGGTAGGCGGTCAGCGCGGTCGCGTCGTTCACGAGGCTCTCACCCTGCAGCACCTGCAGATACCGCCGCGGCATGCCGAGCTCGCGCCCGACCGCGGTGGCCGCCACCGCGTCGGGTGGCGCGACGATGGCCCCGAGCGCGA
Above is a genomic segment from Cryptosporangium minutisporangium containing:
- a CDS encoding EcsC family protein; the protein is MDDIPRRPEPATPNPTRVLPADEAQPLNATKPLPVDEVPTVVQPAAPASTRVLPDAEASAGRSPVDRTPPAPPQSPAAPPIAPEAPAWGSGASTADAPGSPAARDTAPPAPPSAPSIPSAPPASEAARAAAPAAPFAASGPTPAGDTPAGPPPHTGGTLNGSAPVGEAPAAPGPTNGTAAPSAADGTSAPGSANGIPAPNSANGAAVPSATGGGAAPSAPAWGSAADAQTPAPQDPGTEMMAVPPASMGPDAAEATAGAGETPSAIPANLLARMKADPAHAPELLVMAAVEKFGPEAALWMARTRAAHPYVADHVWVPVIQTRFIRLSKYSGAAAGAAGAVGAVVDVGVLAWNQARMVLHIAAAFGYDPTHPDRAAELLVIRGLQTKLDAARTAIDVARRQQDAAALTKHLPTSVRNFGSGAGRAYSELAWQLTRMAGLAAVKKMAMKFVPFAGVPLGAMANSSATKKLAEQAIAYYTTHRPPIALPPGNSGS
- a CDS encoding DUF397 domain-containing protein; the protein is MSADSSVVWRKSTYSSGDGNCLEIAVTAAESVYVRDSKHPNSYVLNFSRESWTSFTSALREGEIRA
- a CDS encoding TetR/AcrR family transcriptional regulator codes for the protein MTAQTTGLRALKKRQTRENIASQATRLFLERGFDNVTIADVAAAAQVAKMTVTNYFPRKEDLALDMHDVFVQQLATTVREREPGESALTALRRAFLAAAAAHDPVIGFSGPQFARMIIESPTLVARLREFHDDREQALAAALADATGAPDDNVMPRVAATQLAGVHRLLFEETTRRTLAGQDNDEIAQAVIRFAEVAFDALAPSLAGYATRPVAEATS
- a CDS encoding sigma-70 family RNA polymerase sigma factor; protein product: MLANTRTSAAGFTTDAVADYLKTIGRTPLLTAEQEVRLGERVEAGTVAQQQLDADGDRLDPAQRVALRQRVADGKRAKQHMIEANLRLVVSIAKRYAAAGGLPLLDLIQEGNIGMMRAVEKFDHQRGLKFSTYATWWIKQAIGRALADQSRAIRLPAHLVEVLNRVTRARRTLAQDIDRDPTSSEIAAHLDLPVDKVELVLGYDRPTVSLHTPVGTDAGTELRDLIPDDAPDPAATVAARWQRGYLDTVLSTLSEREATVIRQRYGLDDDEPRTLHELGKKHGLSRERIRQIESHAMRKLRHPTRARVLADLQA
- a CDS encoding DUF6082 family protein, with amino-acid sequence MPRRRRTFATRAILIGLAVLGFCVAAALLGLAIVALNRSSEAELVKLSNIGQAFGALSALLSGIALVGVVISIRAQLQDVAVARAQSVRDLHLELSRMALDDWKSFGPIFSDSAIVDAPNPRSDVFTNQLIAFWWTAYEFGYFSPEATRYNFRELFKSEPGRDFWGRSEGAWRQSGTSSKYQTFLSIASAEYLQAVEGGPPSRPGPSPGPRIRQTDGKRKLSLLYCGAAGGAALAYAFLRTRAKR
- a CDS encoding NACHT domain-containing protein → MQGHSELGGAMTEIAIGISAEIGAQVLMPVFRKLAKQIVVATAGNSGKANKSDKRAAAFLSGDSLAESLAIKKVQLPSDISNEQFTLFLTSPIAQALLQELVAVRLSDGSAPRIIQLKERWTVEATGRLESGNPSHLKKAAQQTFDILDDQCIWVVEQLGKDEPEHLARLHNDSLFKRITCVLESIENHMACLNATRPSDMERDEAFVREYRKQVIHGHSMITPPDFDRRRELPIEDIYVSPLITLADGETEGVLDTYRLLDYIDRTVLLGDPGAGKSTASSVLMYHCAKKDEAQVPFIVTLREFAASGRVDNSIVNFIEQKLDAFYSCKPPAGTLERLLVSGRCLVIFDGLDELLDTTRRREVTDVVRLFCNRYPLSSVLVTSRRVGYEQAPMDKTQFERLEISGFDRDRVYQYATKWFAQDDKLTHPEALQWAQSFVDESDEVADIRSTPLLLALMCIIYRGERSLPQNRPAVYERCATMLFDQWDNHRKIKVELRIGNQVDPILKHLAYWLLTTDDAGEGVIEDVLTRETQAYLHDNLFEDSWEAKLAAEEFVRFCRGRAWVFSDVGSTAEGEDLYKFTHRTFMEYFAAYELDRMHDSPERLARTLAPRVANAEWDVVAQLAVQICDKHNRRGADRIYKSLLGEKRRRAATKRENIYDFLARSLDFCSISPHTLRLLTRNVIASTLSTKTIPQSLTSLLMSVPATNRDLVAEEIATIVAETLANTTDPEARLHTILFACYYNSASYRTARSIRGFTERQEYWRKKVADLSYMYRAVILASIPDNPASVYLALREHLLSAADLVENAEANLAVLFRAAPVPNLNITYVSPAADTVFVAYGRPGFRTDRVLRAWTGIGECVRRLGPPPWVLRTSNIRPEPEGYVFRDIKHLIDEENRVDEEDVDIVPSDVYGLAVIACCLAELDPKTERSHAGLMRILRAFGTLACSAGFDRDAEPNIHGVPDPDGYLALWLEGTANFVRI
- a CDS encoding cation:proton antiporter gives rise to the protein APAGGITLLEGSGIFLLAAGGGIVIGGLLGYLLRQLRRRIESPVLENALNLVVPFAVFLAAESVHASGVLAVVITGLYLGNTATETSPQARLQAGANWEVIDFVLESIVFALIGLQLPAVIAELEGRDVSSVAWWSIAILLVTIAGRFLWVFPSSYLIRWLSPSVRARTPSPYWPTPTVNSWAGMRGVVSLAAAFALAHDFPQRGLILWLTFVVVFGTLVIQGLTLPALIRRLGVSGTDDMNDRLAEANAQHQAARAATGRLDELVSTASHPPPEEVVGLLKHYSEYRANSAWERLGGGLSHGGKETPGAAFRRLRQEMVQAQRATFTRLRNLGELDDEVMREMVRELDLEETMLGRHQDDPQPHAPREASPASEGA
- a CDS encoding tyrosine-type recombinase/integrase; the encoded protein is MDADRAGDHPGLPGRPRSSAEAWEDHDVVFCVRNGRPIHRSDDWKEWKRLLRLARVRDVRVHDGRHTAATLLIEQGVHIRTVQEILGHSRITVTERYTHVASPMARDAANLMGQALWE